The Halocalculus aciditolerans genome window below encodes:
- a CDS encoding AAA family ATPase encodes MNNVQIFELEIEDYRQYEGNQTIPLETTSEKHINVIEGQNGSGKSNILNAITLCFYGEETHTDSNDDEGLESDPLVNKKRLKELEPGESIQGHIEIKLGKGEPEYAFRRTFSTARQEDAAEGDREERQFNSSIGDLRLRQRFGGNDWRPNPNPENILREILPTHVHEYFLFDGEQLDEFFQTGYTDHVRAAVLDVSHIELLNSAVSHLGKVQRDFESESSELGGDIQELQERKEEASQELERLKQKRDDLEDEIDTAEGKIDDIYDELAGSADDDVREMQQRRVYLEERLDEQEEELVEAKEAVGASLARAGGIAYNADALRYAVSELEEYESSQNGVPGLTEELLRGILSRDTCVCGTDLAECDSSREHIEDLLEEQTSESQDAIEGRLRMERALRDGESLIEDLLADLSELEDTRTAIDENETELANISAQLEDEDIIDNERAQELEQRRRDIQGRISKMEREVGELNGKIEQQEDVVDERREEWKQAMREQDEHDLLVRQSEFIDSATDKLTEIKREILEQVRTETEQRLERYYNDLIWKDEDYEVVLTEEYEVRLYGPDGRKNLGSLSAGERQVLALSFMAALSKISGFSAPVVIDTPLGRISSEPKQLIAQNVPDYLNDTQVTFLMTDVEYSEDVRAYISNEVANEYHLEFQNGVTQVTDR; translated from the coding sequence ATGAATAACGTTCAGATATTCGAACTCGAAATAGAGGATTACCGGCAATATGAAGGAAATCAAACGATCCCCTTAGAGACCACGTCAGAGAAGCACATCAACGTGATTGAGGGGCAGAATGGATCTGGCAAGTCAAACATTCTGAACGCGATTACGCTGTGTTTCTACGGGGAAGAAACCCATACTGATTCGAACGATGACGAGGGCCTCGAGTCGGACCCGCTTGTTAACAAGAAGCGGCTGAAGGAATTGGAACCTGGTGAATCGATTCAAGGGCACATCGAGATCAAGCTGGGTAAAGGCGAACCCGAGTACGCCTTCCGACGAACTTTCTCGACAGCTCGTCAAGAAGATGCTGCAGAAGGAGACCGCGAGGAACGACAATTTAACAGCTCTATAGGTGACCTTCGGTTACGCCAGCGGTTTGGGGGGAATGACTGGCGACCGAACCCGAACCCTGAAAATATTCTTCGCGAGATTCTCCCAACTCACGTCCATGAATATTTCCTGTTCGATGGTGAACAGCTGGATGAGTTCTTCCAAACTGGATACACCGACCATGTACGGGCAGCTGTGCTCGATGTATCTCATATTGAACTTCTGAATAGTGCTGTTAGTCATTTAGGGAAGGTACAGCGGGACTTTGAGAGTGAATCTTCCGAGCTAGGCGGTGATATACAAGAACTCCAGGAACGGAAGGAAGAAGCCTCACAAGAGCTAGAACGCCTGAAACAAAAGCGGGATGACTTAGAGGACGAGATTGACACCGCTGAGGGCAAAATAGATGACATCTATGATGAGCTTGCGGGTAGTGCAGACGATGACGTTCGAGAGATGCAGCAGCGGCGTGTCTATCTGGAAGAACGCCTGGATGAACAGGAAGAGGAGCTTGTAGAGGCGAAAGAGGCTGTAGGGGCATCACTCGCCCGAGCGGGCGGGATTGCATACAACGCTGATGCCCTCCGATATGCTGTTTCTGAATTGGAAGAGTACGAATCGTCACAAAATGGTGTCCCTGGGCTAACAGAGGAATTACTTCGAGGGATTCTTTCTCGGGATACGTGTGTTTGTGGGACTGACTTGGCCGAATGTGACTCTTCACGAGAACACATTGAGGACCTGTTGGAAGAGCAAACTAGTGAAAGTCAAGATGCAATTGAGGGGCGGCTCCGGATGGAGCGAGCACTCCGTGATGGCGAATCGCTTATTGAAGATCTCCTGGCTGACCTCAGCGAGCTAGAGGATACACGGACAGCTATCGACGAGAACGAGACAGAACTGGCCAACATCTCTGCTCAGCTTGAAGACGAAGATATCATCGATAATGAACGCGCCCAGGAACTAGAGCAACGCCGTCGGGATATCCAAGGTAGAATCAGTAAGATGGAACGTGAAGTTGGGGAACTGAACGGGAAAATTGAACAACAGGAAGATGTCGTTGATGAGCGTCGGGAGGAGTGGAAACAGGCAATGCGCGAGCAGGACGAACATGACCTCCTTGTGAGACAGAGTGAGTTCATCGACAGTGCGACTGACAAACTCACTGAGATTAAACGAGAGATTCTGGAGCAGGTTCGAACGGAAACTGAACAACGGCTCGAACGGTACTATAACGATCTAATTTGGAAAGATGAAGATTATGAGGTCGTCCTCACTGAAGAGTATGAGGTCCGTCTCTACGGTCCGGACGGTCGAAAGAATCTAGGTTCACTATCTGCTGGCGAACGACAAGTGCTTGCTCTCTCGTTTATGGCTGCACTTTCCAAAATCAGCGGATTCTCCGCCCCTGTTGTCATCGATACACCCTTGGGACGGATATCTAGCGAGCCGAAACAGCTTATCGCGCAGAACGTACCTGACTACCTGAATGATACCCAGGTCACGTTCCTCATGACTGACGTCGAGTATAGTGAAGACGTCAGGGCGTACATTTCCAACGAGGTTGCGAATGAGTACCATCTTGAATTCCAAAACGGTGTAACACAGGTGACCGACCGATGA
- a CDS encoding DNA-methyltransferase yields the protein MDENLSEVDEEVRGVIEIIAQHISHQNNSTSLTDFVDEVGEASSVDDLYDYLLDNPKAAVNLVGDLEEYFDHPAPDLEKLKEGQGEFPADTEPWWNVVEADAAKIHPKDGGSENQENAIDLGKNSVDLIVTSPPYWQKRDYGTEDQLGQEPDPDTYIENLIDALEHWKVFLRPTGSVFLNIGDTYHNKSLQGIPGRFARAAQEAGWTIRNEIQWAKDNGIPSSAQDRLVPRHEPIFHLVQDKDNYFYDLHGYSELYGNGSNPGDVWRISHDRNTGDHLAPFPRDLVRRAITLACPPSICSECNEPRRRDTKRGLTELNTDRPQAERALEIYHNHDELTEDHIRAIQAVGISDVGKAEEFQVGAGANDEDVQRRAKKAKEILGGYFREFTFPEWTTVGWTSCECEDPGWTRGTVFDPFAGSGTTIQVANSLGYNGFGTDLDTSNFQQDQALSTYK from the coding sequence ATGGATGAGAATCTATCTGAGGTTGATGAGGAAGTTCGAGGTGTCATAGAAATTATAGCTCAGCACATCAGTCATCAAAACAATTCTACCTCTCTTACGGATTTCGTGGACGAAGTCGGGGAGGCTAGTAGTGTTGATGATCTGTATGATTATCTCCTTGACAACCCGAAAGCTGCGGTCAATCTAGTCGGTGATTTAGAGGAGTACTTCGATCACCCTGCTCCTGACTTGGAGAAACTGAAAGAAGGACAAGGCGAATTCCCTGCTGATACTGAGCCTTGGTGGAATGTCGTAGAGGCCGACGCAGCGAAAATCCATCCCAAAGATGGAGGAAGTGAAAACCAAGAGAATGCGATCGATCTCGGCAAGAATTCCGTCGATCTTATCGTCACTTCTCCCCCTTATTGGCAAAAGCGAGACTATGGGACCGAAGACCAGCTGGGACAGGAGCCTGACCCGGATACCTATATCGAGAACTTAATCGATGCACTAGAGCACTGGAAAGTGTTTCTTCGGCCTACTGGGTCTGTGTTCCTTAACATCGGCGACACATACCATAATAAAAGCCTTCAGGGAATCCCTGGTCGGTTTGCAAGGGCGGCTCAAGAGGCGGGATGGACTATTCGGAACGAAATTCAGTGGGCTAAGGATAATGGAATCCCGTCTTCAGCCCAGGATCGGCTTGTCCCACGGCATGAGCCAATATTCCATTTAGTCCAAGACAAAGATAATTATTTCTACGACTTGCACGGCTATTCAGAGCTATACGGAAATGGATCTAACCCGGGAGACGTATGGCGCATCTCTCATGATCGAAATACTGGAGATCACCTTGCTCCTTTCCCACGGGACCTAGTGCGGAGGGCAATCACGCTTGCATGTCCCCCTTCAATCTGTTCCGAGTGTAATGAGCCTCGACGTCGGGATACGAAGCGAGGATTAACAGAGCTCAATACGGATCGTCCGCAGGCAGAGCGGGCATTGGAAATTTACCATAATCACGACGAATTGACAGAGGACCATATCCGAGCCATTCAGGCCGTCGGGATTTCTGACGTGGGGAAAGCAGAGGAATTCCAAGTTGGTGCGGGAGCAAACGATGAAGATGTTCAGCGTCGTGCTAAGAAGGCAAAAGAAATTCTAGGTGGTTACTTCCGTGAGTTCACTTTCCCTGAGTGGACTACTGTCGGATGGACGAGCTGTGAGTGTGAGGATCCTGGTTGGACTAGGGGAACTGTCTTTGACCCATTTGCTGGCTCTGGAACCACCATCCAAGTTGCGAACAGTCTCGGATATAATGGATTTGGGACAGACTTAGATACTTCCAACTTCCAACAGGACCAAGCACTGTCCACATACAAATGA
- a CDS encoding TRAM domain-containing protein: MVEIPSSLCSLFSTQIEEEDGTYLVEVPSSEVDNEALSANETYRVAILESQVSTASSMQPESQQPPSREIKNQSPSKPPVDEGEVRDVTIETVGDQGDGIAKVERGYVVIVPGAQPGDEPTVEIEQVQENVAFARIVDSDPRAL, encoded by the coding sequence ATGGTCGAAATCCCCAGCTCCCTTTGTTCTCTGTTTAGTACTCAGATCGAAGAAGAGGATGGAACGTACTTAGTAGAAGTCCCCTCGAGTGAAGTGGATAATGAAGCGTTGTCAGCAAACGAAACGTATCGAGTGGCCATTCTAGAGTCCCAAGTCTCGACAGCGTCGTCGATGCAACCGGAGTCACAACAGCCTCCTTCTCGCGAGATTAAGAACCAATCCCCCTCGAAACCTCCTGTCGATGAGGGCGAGGTGCGCGACGTGACAATCGAAACCGTCGGGGATCAGGGAGACGGTATTGCGAAAGTCGAACGTGGGTACGTCGTGATCGTTCCCGGCGCTCAACCCGGCGACGAGCCAACAGTCGAAATAGAACAAGTTCAGGAGAACGTCGCGTTTGCGAGGATCGTCGATAGCGACCCGCGAGCGCTCTAA
- a CDS encoding cytidine/deoxycytidylate deaminase family protein, with protein MIVHVDREDADSLTDRIDEFLREHGTRTERERNSATDVRVLATVDLVAFMALSDGVDQVVAATVHAEEGEISVCGAYRQLLAEYGSDGLVVRGPVDDEQAFEESITDLLPNEL; from the coding sequence TTGATCGTTCACGTCGATAGAGAGGATGCGGATTCCCTTACTGATCGTATTGATGAGTTCCTCCGCGAGCACGGTACCCGTACTGAACGGGAACGAAATTCAGCAACGGACGTCCGCGTGTTAGCGACGGTCGACTTGGTCGCGTTCATGGCGTTGTCGGACGGTGTGGACCAGGTCGTAGCCGCGACCGTGCACGCCGAAGAAGGAGAGATATCGGTGTGCGGCGCATACCGACAGTTACTGGCCGAGTACGGATCTGACGGCCTCGTGGTGCGCGGACCCGTCGACGATGAGCAAGCGTTCGAGGAGTCAATCACCGATCTCCTGCCGAACGAACTCTAG
- a CDS encoding restriction endonuclease, whose protein sequence is MDKLEWAVDTVDGTTFEKIAGEVLRNEGYDVHESGVIGTDGGWDARIEINGRKGIGHASVDNNWRGKLRDDAESVEELEEEQSESFDLLVFVTNQRVTGQQELDMEAEIEEEYGWDLKILHRRHIIGITGHERPDLAERHFGFNPKRNDDHLDQIIDLRDERLDLISNREGVASDLEEGPTAVVHLIPNGVFSGNYLQQSDDLPGLPRMGKLNVHPGTETVGKGKLNAGGRMGQPYKSYTYLQKDGLYEAVDTWVFREDEQDGLLLNNARDTDKSLDCKAGIAVQDGIRALKEMGVTGTVFCFISLLDAKGVTIAYETRISGPAVQQPLRTDRYTTDLAEIPLAEADVTDSLRNPLTEIWQELGWNVNLHYDEDGNWMGPTVRFGDIGQFPSGG, encoded by the coding sequence ATGGATAAACTCGAGTGGGCCGTCGACACCGTCGACGGAACAACCTTCGAGAAGATCGCCGGCGAGGTACTGCGGAACGAAGGTTACGACGTTCACGAAAGCGGTGTGATCGGAACCGACGGCGGCTGGGATGCTCGCATCGAGATCAACGGCCGAAAGGGAATCGGCCATGCCAGCGTCGACAACAACTGGAGAGGGAAGCTCCGCGACGACGCCGAAAGCGTGGAGGAACTCGAGGAGGAGCAGAGCGAGTCCTTCGACCTCCTGGTGTTCGTGACGAACCAGCGCGTCACCGGACAGCAGGAACTGGATATGGAGGCAGAGATCGAAGAAGAGTATGGATGGGATCTGAAAATCCTGCACCGGCGGCATATCATCGGGATTACCGGTCATGAACGACCGGACCTCGCGGAGCGGCACTTCGGATTCAACCCGAAGCGGAACGACGACCATCTGGACCAGATCATCGATCTACGGGACGAACGCCTTGACCTGATTTCCAACCGGGAAGGCGTGGCCAGCGACTTGGAGGAAGGCCCGACAGCGGTCGTCCACCTGATTCCGAACGGCGTTTTCAGCGGGAACTACCTCCAACAATCCGACGATCTCCCCGGACTTCCCCGGATGGGCAAGCTGAACGTCCATCCCGGCACCGAGACCGTGGGGAAGGGGAAGCTGAACGCGGGCGGACGGATGGGACAGCCGTACAAGTCCTACACGTACCTGCAGAAAGACGGGTTGTACGAGGCGGTGGATACGTGGGTGTTCCGTGAGGACGAGCAGGACGGCCTCCTGTTGAATAACGCCCGGGACACCGACAAGTCGCTGGACTGCAAGGCGGGCATCGCGGTGCAGGACGGGATCCGCGCATTGAAGGAGATGGGTGTGACCGGAACCGTGTTCTGCTTTATCAGCCTGCTGGACGCCAAGGGCGTGACCATCGCATACGAAACCCGGATATCGGGACCGGCGGTGCAGCAGCCGTTGCGGACGGACCGGTACACGACCGACCTGGCTGAAATCCCGCTGGCCGAGGCCGACGTCACCGACTCGCTACGCAACCCGCTCACGGAGATCTGGCAGGAACTCGGCTGGAACGTCAACCTCCATTACGACGAAGACGGGAACTGGATGGGACCGACAGTCCGGTTCGGGGATATTGGTCAGTTCCCTTCTGGGGGCTGA
- a CDS encoding helix-turn-helix domain-containing protein — protein sequence MYEVLDDTAAQVILAIESGDSIRRVAQHLHTPYETVRQAVNRLEDAGYVRYDDGLTVVDERVRDAALELVAASAGVSPPSIEEAYVIPQFGDWPFAFTRIDAVYVWTQGGYQVGREPNDYPLFLAVREEDVDAWEAFFESFDLPTAFERQPRHELDGALQIVLEPGPSLDIEHVEGYPVIPRAETIEYMCENYAQFQSALAMLNRMYEDLDLGITDSKTERVQS from the coding sequence ATGTACGAGGTTCTCGACGACACCGCGGCGCAGGTCATCCTTGCTATCGAGAGTGGTGACTCCATCCGTCGTGTCGCCCAACACCTCCACACGCCGTACGAGACGGTGAGACAGGCCGTCAACCGACTCGAAGACGCAGGCTACGTCCGCTATGACGACGGCCTCACTGTCGTCGACGAGCGCGTACGCGACGCAGCGCTCGAGCTCGTCGCTGCCAGCGCCGGCGTCAGTCCACCATCCATCGAGGAGGCCTACGTCATCCCGCAGTTCGGTGACTGGCCGTTCGCATTCACACGGATCGACGCCGTCTACGTGTGGACCCAGGGCGGCTATCAGGTCGGTCGCGAGCCCAACGACTATCCACTGTTTCTGGCCGTCCGTGAGGAGGACGTCGACGCTTGGGAGGCGTTTTTCGAGTCGTTCGACCTCCCGACCGCATTCGAACGACAGCCCCGTCACGAGCTGGACGGAGCGCTACAGATCGTCCTCGAGCCAGGGCCGTCCCTCGACATCGAGCACGTCGAGGGCTACCCGGTGATACCGAGAGCAGAGACGATCGAGTATATGTGCGAGAACTACGCCCAATTCCAGTCGGCGCTGGCAATGCTCAACCGGATGTACGAAGACCTCGATCTCGGTATCACCGACAGTAAGACTGAGCGAGTGCAGTCATAA
- a CDS encoding ParA family protein, translating to MTGTNTARITVANQKGGAGKTTDVIHTGGALAARGHDVLLVDIDYHGGLTCSLGYNDLYYDTDRTTLFDVLDFDQMESVNDIIVEHEEFDILPASEKLANNKNIQTLLEAPKSRERLEMTLDELDKDYDYIIVDTPPSLNVLTDNALVATGNVVIPVIPEKLNANSLQIFAKQLSSLEQAYGDINRLAIVCNRVEQNAEHRDTIEEIKSAYSLPVFEIPKRTDLSQSIGEGVSVFGFGKENQRVEDARDLFNEIADLFDETFEKTAPEEVKA from the coding sequence ATGACCGGCACCAACACCGCACGAATCACGGTGGCGAATCAGAAGGGAGGCGCGGGGAAGACAACCGACGTCATTCATACTGGCGGCGCACTCGCTGCCCGAGGCCACGACGTCCTCCTGGTCGACATCGACTACCACGGAGGGCTCACCTGCTCGCTTGGCTACAACGATCTGTACTACGATACCGACCGTACGACGTTGTTCGACGTCCTCGACTTCGACCAGATGGAGTCGGTGAACGACATCATCGTCGAGCACGAGGAATTCGACATCCTTCCCGCCAGCGAGAAACTCGCGAACAACAAGAACATCCAGACGCTGCTTGAGGCGCCGAAGAGTCGCGAGCGGTTGGAGATGACTCTCGACGAGCTCGATAAGGACTACGACTACATCATTGTCGACACGCCGCCTTCCCTGAACGTCCTCACCGACAACGCCCTGGTCGCGACCGGCAACGTCGTCATCCCCGTCATTCCCGAGAAGCTCAACGCCAACAGCCTCCAGATTTTCGCGAAGCAGCTGAGTTCCCTTGAACAGGCGTACGGAGACATCAATCGGCTCGCCATCGTCTGTAACCGTGTCGAGCAGAACGCCGAACACCGCGACACCATCGAGGAGATCAAGTCGGCGTACTCCCTCCCGGTGTTCGAGATCCCGAAGCGGACCGACCTCTCCCAGTCGATCGGCGAGGGGGTGTCCGTCTTCGGCTTCGGCAAGGAGAACCAGCGCGTCGAGGATGCACGCGACTTGTTCAACGAGATCGCCGACCTGTTCGACGAGACGTTCGAGAAGACCGCGCCTGAGGAGGTGAAAGCATGA
- a CDS encoding type II toxin-antitoxin system RelE family toxin, protein MVSEDDEWTWKFAPRAAKQFENLEHHVQDRIVSKLDEIIDDPWRDPGDYLEPLTGGPFEKLRVGQYRLACVLDHDALVLEVHRIEHRSGAYTADD, encoded by the coding sequence ATGGTGAGTGAGGACGACGAGTGGACGTGGAAGTTCGCTCCTCGTGCTGCCAAACAGTTCGAGAATCTCGAACACCATGTTCAGGATCGAATCGTCTCGAAGCTCGACGAGATCATCGATGACCCCTGGCGTGACCCCGGCGATTATCTCGAACCACTTACCGGTGGCCCATTCGAGAAACTCCGCGTCGGGCAATACCGGCTCGCATGTGTCCTCGATCACGATGCGCTCGTACTCGAAGTTCACCGCATCGAACATCGTAGCGGAGCCTACACGGCAGACGACTGA
- a CDS encoding ribbon-helix-helix domain-containing protein codes for MSDAETSTEDDGPETVQINLRLTQAFLDDIDATWEEQGFNSRSEFLRYAARDAVKHPEFSREGWKQIAASEHGLRTGEEELVSREEVMAIMDDDTDGE; via the coding sequence ATGTCCGACGCCGAAACCTCGACCGAGGACGACGGGCCGGAGACCGTCCAGATCAACCTTCGGCTCACGCAGGCGTTCCTTGACGACATCGACGCAACCTGGGAAGAGCAAGGCTTCAACTCGCGCAGCGAGTTCCTCCGCTACGCAGCCCGTGACGCGGTCAAGCATCCCGAGTTCTCTCGTGAAGGTTGGAAGCAGATCGCCGCCAGCGAGCACGGACTTCGGACCGGCGAGGAGGAACTCGTCTCCCGGGAGGAAGTTATGGCGATAATGGACGACGACACGGATGGTGAGTGA
- a CDS encoding transposase, translating into MPESRRKPLERERRKTDAYRGGIEVADTYRHGTPLVTAIGEASIRTETLEDPYPAWHPAPYDFEGMLRILIYHEITAESYQSIAQYPELADEFDLEKTPGPSVLSRTWRERFDDDARKFVEIAAHFVVKHSHDFDFAGPQIRPKSDVTTEKTPEGDSDEDSETEFSDEEIVRTTRLARNHAFGSFDSGRAQNATYEDVRFFELQTFMGMVGCGTAQGAARFQYRRGTEYGPHGDTHLRAVKQFTPENVLEGFDSATNQVLSRIASEVSFRRPVTVAIDITTVPYYGETAGMPMVSGTKDGEGRAFKFATLSIVGRNIPFILAVEPVRESSAWDENPPNRIHRVVRRLLLRAKEHVPIETVLCDREFDSMRVFQTLSNLDVNYLIPKRITSSERSVLERMEEDEQEVAVESASVHVESGSHPLRFLYVPSTSGEGTTVFATDLWVGPDEAETFCRRYSRRWQIENEYKSIKGDFLAKTSSKDYRVRLFYFVFAVLLYNIWRLTDFLLKAGIDGEMDYAPVLTAGECVEIVVSALIPPD; encoded by the coding sequence ATGCCCGAGTCTCGCCGGAAGCCCCTCGAACGCGAACGACGGAAGACTGACGCCTATCGCGGCGGCATCGAGGTTGCAGACACGTATCGCCACGGAACGCCCCTCGTTACGGCGATTGGAGAGGCATCGATTAGGACGGAGACCCTGGAGGACCCCTACCCCGCGTGGCATCCTGCTCCCTACGACTTCGAGGGTATGCTCCGCATCCTCATCTATCACGAGATCACCGCCGAGAGCTACCAAAGCATCGCTCAGTATCCCGAGCTCGCAGACGAGTTCGATCTCGAAAAGACGCCTGGCCCGTCTGTCCTCTCACGAACGTGGCGTGAGCGATTCGATGACGACGCACGGAAATTCGTCGAGATAGCGGCGCACTTCGTCGTCAAACACAGCCATGACTTCGATTTCGCTGGCCCACAGATCAGACCGAAATCCGACGTCACCACCGAGAAAACACCTGAAGGCGATTCTGATGAGGATTCCGAGACGGAGTTCAGCGATGAGGAGATCGTTCGAACGACACGGTTGGCTCGTAATCACGCGTTCGGGTCGTTCGACTCTGGACGAGCACAGAACGCGACCTACGAGGACGTGCGGTTTTTCGAGTTACAGACGTTCATGGGGATGGTCGGCTGTGGAACGGCACAGGGTGCGGCTCGCTTCCAGTACCGACGTGGGACGGAGTACGGCCCACACGGCGATACGCATCTCCGAGCTGTCAAACAATTCACTCCCGAAAACGTCCTCGAGGGCTTCGATAGTGCCACGAACCAAGTGCTCTCGAGGATCGCATCTGAAGTGTCGTTCCGCCGGCCCGTAACGGTCGCAATCGACATCACGACCGTCCCCTACTACGGGGAGACGGCTGGGATGCCGATGGTAAGTGGGACAAAAGACGGTGAGGGCCGAGCGTTCAAGTTCGCGACCCTCTCGATCGTCGGGCGGAATATTCCGTTCATCCTCGCCGTTGAACCAGTACGTGAAAGTTCAGCCTGGGATGAAAACCCGCCAAATCGAATCCATCGCGTCGTCCGTCGGCTTCTCCTACGGGCGAAAGAACACGTCCCTATCGAGACGGTCCTCTGCGACCGCGAGTTCGACTCGATGCGCGTATTTCAGACCCTCTCAAACCTCGACGTGAACTACCTCATTCCAAAGCGCATCACCAGCTCCGAACGGAGCGTACTCGAGCGGATGGAAGAGGACGAGCAGGAGGTGGCTGTTGAATCGGCGTCCGTACACGTTGAGTCGGGATCGCACCCGCTGCGGTTTCTGTATGTGCCGTCGACGAGCGGCGAAGGGACGACGGTGTTCGCGACGGACCTCTGGGTCGGGCCGGATGAAGCCGAAACGTTCTGTCGCCGCTACAGTAGGCGCTGGCAGATCGAGAACGAGTACAAGAGCATCAAGGGAGACTTTCTCGCGAAGACCTCCTCAAAGGACTACCGCGTTCGCTTGTTCTACTTCGTGTTCGCGGTGTTGCTCTACAATATCTGGCGGCTCACGGATTTCCTGCTGAAAGCGGGTATCGATGGTGAGATGGACTACGCGCCTGTGTTAACCGCGGGTGAATGCGTCGAGATTGTCGTCTCGGCGTTGATCCCACCCGACTAA
- a CDS encoding bile acid:sodium symporter family protein, whose amino-acid sequence MSLSRLIDDYLLGWVVLAVLLGVFVPSLRVVTQASTPILVVMVASTSLLLSVKDIRAVDRRILAGVLLAHLAMPLLAFAIATFLGVSSALTAGFVLLGAVTPELVSPTMTALAGGDVALSSVSLVAIGLLSVVYTPVSVTALIGSTVHVDVWRLVSELLVAVVLPMAIAILARSRYERVVTRYDDYYTSVASVMVVLIIGGVAAANAARLRDVSVLLLTVAAGALALNLLGYGLGWSAARLTDATPGERLAGTFAVGMRDFAVAAALVVAAGFPAAAALPAVCFGVVEMATSATLARLTRAR is encoded by the coding sequence GTGAGTCTCTCACGGCTGATCGACGACTATCTCCTCGGGTGGGTCGTCCTCGCCGTCCTCCTCGGCGTATTCGTACCATCACTACGCGTGGTGACGCAGGCATCAACACCGATCCTCGTGGTGATGGTCGCCAGCACCTCACTCCTCCTCTCTGTCAAGGACATCCGCGCGGTCGACCGGCGCATCCTCGCTGGCGTCCTCCTCGCGCATCTCGCGATGCCCCTACTCGCGTTCGCTATCGCCACCTTCCTCGGCGTCTCGTCTGCACTCACGGCCGGGTTCGTCCTGCTCGGCGCGGTCACGCCAGAACTCGTCTCGCCGACGATGACCGCGCTCGCCGGTGGGGACGTCGCGCTCTCCTCGGTCTCGCTCGTCGCCATCGGTCTCCTGAGTGTCGTCTATACGCCTGTGTCTGTCACCGCACTCATCGGCAGCACGGTCCACGTCGACGTCTGGAGACTCGTCTCCGAACTCCTCGTCGCCGTCGTCCTCCCGATGGCTATCGCGATTCTCGCACGCTCCCGCTACGAACGAGTCGTCACCCGCTACGACGACTACTACACGAGCGTCGCGTCCGTGATGGTCGTCCTGATCATCGGTGGCGTCGCCGCCGCGAACGCCGCTCGCCTCCGTGACGTCAGCGTCCTCCTCCTCACCGTCGCGGCCGGCGCGCTCGCCTTGAATCTCCTCGGCTACGGTCTCGGGTGGAGCGCCGCACGCCTCACGGACGCGACGCCCGGTGAACGCCTCGCCGGGACGTTCGCGGTCGGGATGCGTGACTTCGCCGTCGCGGCCGCGCTCGTCGTCGCCGCCGGCTTCCCCGCGGCTGCCGCGCTCCCCGCGGTCTGCTTCGGCGTCGTCGAGATGGCGACGAGCGCGACCCTCGCCCGGCTGACCCGCGCACGCTGA